CGCGCAGCGCGCGATAGACGAATTCCTGCGCGACCACTTCGGGCGGGCGCATGTCGGTCGCGATCCGCTGGCGATGCGTCATACCGATGCACAGGATGTCGTTGGCAGGATCGATCCAGAACCAGGTACCGAACGCGCCGCCCCACTCATAGGTGCCCTTGCCGACCGGCCGGCCGGCGCGGGCCGGATCGACGCAGACCATGCCGTTAAGGCCGTGGCCATTGCCCTGACCGATCACATAATGAAGGATCGGATAGCGATTTTGGAGCAGGTCTTCCGGCAGGTGGTTCGACAGCATCAGCTCGATGCTCTCGGGTTTCAGGATTTTCACCTCGCCCAGACTGCCGCGCTGGAGCAGCATGCGGGCGAAGCGGGCATAGTCGCCGGCGGTCGATTTGAACGACGTGCCGCCCATCGGAAAGATCGATTCCATCCGCTCTTCGGAGGTGGCGGTACGCAGCCGGCCGGTTTCGGGGTCGAAGACATGCCCACACACCAGCCGGCGCGTCTGGTCGTAATCGAGCGTGAAGCCGGTATCCTCCATGCCGAGCGGGTCAAAGACGCGCTTCTTCAGGAACAGGTCGTACCGCTCGCCGCTCAGCCGTTCGACGATCTCGGCCTGAAGGTCGGTGGCGACGCTATATTCCCATGCGGTGCCGGGCTCGTATCCGAGCGGCAATGACGCATAGCGGCCGATTTGCTCGGTAAGCGAGCGGGCGTCGTGCCATCTCAGCTTCGCCAGCTTTTCCTGCATCTCCTCGACGGTCTTGCCGAGGCTGAAACCGGCGCTGTGCGTAAACAGTTCGCGGATCGTCGGCGGGCGCGTGGCGTTGCTACCGGGAAGCGCCGCGATGCCGGCAAATTCGGGAAGATAATCGGCGACGCTGTCGTCGAACTGCCACTTGCCCTCCTCGTAAAGAAGCAGCATCGCGACGGCCGCCAGCGGCTTGCTCATCGAAAAGAGCGTGAAGATCGAATCGGTGTGCAGCGGGCGACGGTCGCGGCAATCGGCGAACCCGGCGACATGGGCGTGGACGATCGTGTCGCCGCGCGCGAGCAGCATCACCTGTCCCGGTAATTCGCCGTTTGCGACCATCGTATCGAAATAGGCATCGAGTTCGGCGAGCACGCTTGCCGAAAAGCCTGCTTCGGCGACGCTTGCCGTGCCGAAACGATATGCTGCCATCCTGTCTCTCCAGGTTTGCTCCGGCCTGTCCCCCGCCGCGATTGCGACTCGAAAACCCTTCGCCGACTGTTTGTGATATTTCATATTAGGAAAGTATGGAAAGTCGCCTCGGTCAAGCAATTTGTCGAAGGCAGCCAATAGGTCCCATGATTTAAGGGAGTGAAGCTGCCCGAGGCTGGGATGTAGATTGTCCTTCGTCGTTTTGAAGTGCGCTCTGAAAAAGATGGATTGACAGATTTGAGAAAATGAGTTTCCATTTAGGAAATTGGGAAATCTTCGAGCGGCGGCGCCGAGATGGGGACGGATTATGAACAACCGGATGATGGCAATGTTGCTTGTGGCGGCGGCGATGCCGGCGAGCGTCTGGGCGCAGGAAGCGGCTCCCGCCGACAGCGCGAGCGATCAAAGCGGCGACATTATCGTTACCGCGAACAAGCGGCCCGAACGTCAGCTCGACGTGCCGAGCGCGATCACCGCTTTCCGTGGCAGCGACCTGCTCGACAGCGGCTACACCAGTCTCAAGGATTATCTGGCGCTGACCCCCGGCGTGCAGGTCAGCCAGACGGGTGGCGGCGGCGCGCCGGTCATCCGCGGCTTGACCACGGGCACCAATCTGGGCGCGATCGTCGGGATCGTCGTCGACGGTGCCCCGGTCGGTCCCAGTTCATCCTTCAATCTCGGCGGCGCCAATTCGACCGACCTCGATCCGATCGACCTTGAGCGCGTCGAAGTGCTGAAGGGCCCGCAGGGCACGCTTTACGGCGCGAACACCCTGGGCGGGCTTGTGTCCTACACCTTCGCCCGGCCGAATCTCGACCGGGTTACCGCAATCGCCCGCGGCGAACTCAGCGGCACCCAGCATGGCGGCACCAGCCATTCGTTCCGCGCCGCGGCGAGCGCGCCGATCGTTCAGGATATGCTGGGCCTGCGGGTATCGGGCTATATCGACCGCCCGTCGGGCTTCATCGACAACAGCGTGGCGGGGATCAACAACTTCAACCGCCAGCGCAACTGGGGAATCAACGGGTCGCTGCGTTTCGAACCGACCCCCGAACTCAGCATCAACATCGTCGGCTTTCACCAGCAGGTGAACCAGCTCGGACAGGATTATGTCGTCTATGGTGCCGACCGGAAGCCGGTCACCGACCTTCACTATGACCAGCAACTTTATAGCAAATATCGCAAAAACTCCGACGTTCTCATCGGCACGGTCGATTATGATCTGGGGTTCGCCAACCTGACATCGGTCAGCAGCTATCAGAAGATCGATACCTACATCGTCCTCAACGCGCTGACCTTCAACGCGCAGCTACCCGTTTTCACCGCGTTCGGAGGTGTTCCGGTTCCCGCCGGTACGGCCGCGGGCGCCGACGCCAAAGGGCCGGTCAAGAAATTCTCGCAGGAACTGCGTCTCGCCTCGTCCGATGACGGTCCGCTGCAATATGTTCTCGGCGCCTTCTATACCTATGAAAAGGCGCGGACCTCGACCAACGTCGTCGGCTTCGATCCGGACTTCCAGGAGGTGCCGACGCTGGCGCCGGCGATCGGCTTTGGCGTCAACGACACCTATAAGGAAATCGCCGGCTTCGGTAACCTGACCTACAAGTTTGGCGAGGCCTTCGACCTGACCGGTGGCCTTCGGATCGGCCGGATCAGCCAAGCCTATAACCAGACATTTTACGGCAGCGACGCGGCCGCGTTCAACAACTTCCTCGGCTTCCTGGGCCTCGATCCCGTTCCCGCCGATACCGGAACGACGCGCGGGTCGGAAACGGTCAAGACCTACCTGCTCACCGCGCGTTATCATTTCTCGCCCGACGGAATGGTCTATGCCCGCTATGCGACGGGTTTCCGCCCGGGCGGCCCGAACTTCGCGGTCCCCGGCCTGCCGCCGAGCTTCAAGTCGGACTCGACCGAGAATTTCGAAGGCGGTCTGAAAACCAAATTCTGGGACGGCAAGGGCACGATCGACCTGTCGGCCTTCTACATGCGCTGGAAGGATATTCTCATCCAGGTCAGCAGCGGCGGCCTCAACGCCTATGCCAATGGCGGTAATGCGCGCGTCTACGGGGTTGAAGGATTGCTTTCGCTCCGTCCCGTCGATGGGCTGACGCTGGCGGCAACGATTGCTTACAACGACGGCAAGATCACCAGCGTCGATCCGCTTGCGGCGGCTTCGCTGGGGGTGGGCGATCCGTTGCCGAACAGCGCGAAATGGAGCGGCTCGCTGACGCTTGATTATCGCACGCCGATCGGTGGCGACTGGCAGGCGGTGGTCGGCGGCACCGCGAAATTCGTCGGCAAACGCTATACTTCCCTGCGGTCGAGCCTCATCAATCCCTTTTACCTGATGCCCGGTTATGCGCTGTTCGACATCCGTGCCGGCGTCGAAAGCGATCGGGTCGACATCAGCCTGTTCGTCCGCAACCTGACCGACAAGCGCGCTCAGCTCAGCGGCAGCGGCGCGAACGGGATCAACGAGATCATCGTCCAGCGCCCGCGGACAATGGGTGTCGCCGTCATGTTCAAATATTGATCGAAGGCGCGCGTCCGTGTCTTTGGGTATCGTCAGCGAGGTGGCAGACCGCCCTTTCTGCTTGCACAAAGAGGCCGTCCTTGGCCATGTCGGGTCGCCGCATCGCGGGACGATGCGCGCACGGAAAGGATTTTCGAGGGACTATGCGCGAGAAGACGGGCCGCAAGGCGGAGTTGGCGAGCAGCCGGTTGCGGGTCGGGGCGGCGATCCGCGAACGACGGCAGGCGGCGGGCCTGTCGCTGGCCGAACTCGCCGAGCGGATCGGTGTCGCGCTTTCGACCATGTCGAAGATCGAGAATGGCAAGATTTCGACCAGCTTCGAACGGCTCGACAGCATCAGTCGCGCGTTGCAGGCGGATTTCGCCGAATTTCTCGGGACCGCGGCGCCGAGGGCGATTTTTATGTCGCAGTCGCCGGCCTATGGCATGCGGCGCAGCATCACGCGGCCCGAGGACGGGACGATGGTCGACGCCGGGACCTATCTCGAATGGTTCCACGCCTCGGACATGCTGCAGAAGCGTTTCCAGCCGGTGGTCGCCGAATTGCTGATCGAGGATGTCGCCGACTATGGCCCCTTCACCCAGCACAGCGGCGAGGAGTTCAACTATGTCCTCGAAGGCGAGATGGAGTTCCACACGGAAATCTACGCGCCGGTTCGCCTCACCGCAGGGTCGAGCATCTATTTCGACGCCGAGATGAAGCATGCGCATGTTCGGGTCGGCAGCAGTCCGTGCCGCTTGCTCGCTATCCTTTGCCCGCGAATGGAACCGCTCGCCGCCGGTACGGCGGACCGCCGGTCGATGCGGGTTGTCGATCCGCAGGGCAACGATATGGCCGCGGCCGCCAAATAGCCGGTGAACCGGCGCGTCGTTGCCATTCGGGCGGGGAGCGCTGATCGGCATGGCGGGTCTTTCGAAAGCCTTTAACGTCGCCGATGTCCGGGCGCTGGCCGGCCGCGCCCTGCCGCGGCCAATCCGCGACTATCTGGAGGGCGGCGCCGACGACGAATGGACGCTGGCGCGCAATCGCGCGGCGTTCGGCGATTGGGTGCTGGCGCAGCGGACGCTTGTTGATGTCAGCGTCATCGATCCGGGTACCGACATGCTCGGCTTCCGGGCTGCGATGCCGTTGATGCTGTCGCCAACCGGCATGTCGCAGCTCTTCCACGCGTCGGGCGAAACGGCGGTCGCGCGCGCGGCGGCAGCGGCGGGCGTGCCCTATGGCCTGTCGACGATGGCGACGACGTCGATCGAGACGATCGCGGCGACGGGCGCGAACCGCTATTTCCAGCTCTATCTGTTCCGCGATCGCGAGCTTACCCGCGCGCTCCTCGAACGCGCCGCGGCGCATGGCTATGGCGCGCTGTGCCTGACCGTCGACACGGCGATGGCGGGGAACCGCGAGCGCGACCTCAAGAGCGGGATGATCATGCCGCCGCGCTTCACGCTCGGCAGTTTGCTGAGCTTCGCCGGGCATCCGCGCTGGTCGCTCGGCGCGCTCAAGAACCGGTCGTTCCAGCTCGCCAATGTCGTCGACCATGTCGGCGATATCGGCAGCGCGGGCACCAGCGTCATCGATTATGTCAACGCGCAGTTCGACCGGACCGCGACATGGAAAGATGTCGAATGGCTGCGCGGCCTATGGTCCGGCAAGCTGGTGATTAAGGGCGCGATCATGCCCGGCGATTGTCTGGAAGCCGTCGACTGCGGCGTCGATGCGGTCATGGTGTCGAACCACGGCGGCCGTCAGCTCGACACCGCGGGCGCGCCCCTCGACTATCTGCCAGCGATCCGCGACCGGATCGGCGACAGGGCCGAACTGATCGTCGATGGCGGGGTGCGCCGCGGCACCGATGTGCTGAAGGCGATCGCGCTCGGCGCCAACGGCTGCTCAATCGGGCGGCCCTATCTTTACGGGCTCGCGGCGGGCGGCGAGGCCGGGGTCGCGCGTATATTGTCGATATTCCGCAGCGAGATCGAACGCGACATGGGATTGATGGGGCGGACGCGGATCGCCGATATCACCGCCGCCGATGTCGACCATCTCTCGCAATTCCGGTCGAAGCCCGGCTGCTGAACGCATTTCTCCAACCCTCAACCCGGATCAGGATTTTGCCATGACAAGCTGGACCAGCATCGAAATCAAACCCGGCGGCGGCGATGCGCCGATGCTGGCCTTCGCGGCAGGAGAAGCACTATATGCGCCCGCCGCCGTGCACGATCGCATCCGCGCCGTCGTCAAAGCGACCGGCTTCGATGCCAAGCCCGGCCGCTGGCTCGATATCGTCGGCGAGGGTGACGCGGGCAGCCGGATCGTCGTCATCGCGGCGGGCGCGGACGACAGCGAAGATCGCTGGCGCAATGCCGGCGGCCATGCCGTCGAGGTGATCCGCGCCTTGGCGCTCGTCGCGGCGCGGCTACCGTCGGCGGCGGACCTCGGGATCGGGGAAGCGTTTGCCGATCTCATCGAGGGCGTGCTGCTGCACGGTTTCCGCCTCGATCAGGGACGCAGCAATCCGGTGCCCGGGCAATTCGCATCGACGCTGTCGATTGCGCAGGACGATGCCCCGCTCGCCGAGCAGGCGCGGTTGCGTGCCGATCCGGTCAACCGCGTCCGGGCATGGGTCGAGCAGCCCGCGAACAGGCTGACGCCTGCGGTGTTTGCCGACGAGGCCGAAGCCGTGCTTGCGCCGCTCGGTGTCCGGGTCCGTCAGCTCGGTCTTGCCGAGCTCGAAGCGCTCGGGGCCGGTGGCATTCTTGCGGTCGCGGCGGGGAGCTCCAACGAGCCGCGCCTGACGATCGCCGAATGGCGCGGGGCGCCCGACCGCGAGGGCTGGGATGCGGCTTTCGTCGGCAAGGGGCTGACCTTCGACGCCGGCGGTCTCAACCTCAAGGCCCGGCCCGGCATCGCCAAGATGAAGTTCGACATGGCGGGCGGCGCGGCGGTGCTCGGCGCGATCTAGCGGCTGGCCTTGCGCAAGGCGCCGGTCAATATCGTCGCCGTGGTCCCGATGTGCGAGAATAATATCGACGGCAAATCCTATCGCCCCGGCGATGTCATCACCTCGCTGGCGGGCCTGACGATCGACGTCCAGGACACCGATGCCGAGGGGCGCATCGTGCTCGCCGACGGGGTGACCTATGCCATCCGCGAATATGACCCCGGGGTGATCGTCGATGTCGCGACGCTGACCGGCGCGATCATGGGTGTGCTGCACGAAGATTTTGCTGGGCTGTTCACCAGCGACGATGCGTTGGCTGCCAGCCTGACCGGGGCGGGTGCCGCGACGCGCGAATTGCTCTGGCGGCTGCCGCTGGTCGCCTCGATGGCCTATCTGGTCGAATCGCCGGTGGCCGACGTCTCGAACCTCGGCGCGCCGGGCTGGTTCGGCGTCGGCGGCGGCTCGCCGGTCGCGGGCGCCAAATTCATCGAGAAGTTCGCCGAAGGCCGCCGCTGGGCGCATCTCGACATTGCCGGCACCGGCTGGGCGTCGCGGCGTAGTTCGCGGTGCGGCCCCGGGGCGACGGGCTTCGGCGTCGCGCTGCTCGACCGCTGGGCCGATCTCGCGGTAGCGGACAAGGGTTAAACGTCGCCGGCATCGGTTGCCGATGCCGGAACGAAGCTGATCTGCGCAAGGCGCCAGTTGCGTTCGGTCTTCCCCGGCCAGTGGCCGTTCACGTCGAAAGGCTCGTCGGGCAGGCAGCCGTGCACTTCGGCGCGGATCAGCCGCCCCGTCTCGCGCAGCCGGATCGTCGCGCCGGGGTAGCGCTGTTTGAGCGCCGCTTCGAGCGCCTCGGCTTCCTTCGATATCTCGGCGCTCGCCAGCGCGCGCGGGGTGCCGTCGACCAGTTCGGCCGTCGACGAGCGGATCGCCTTCATGCCGTCGTGGAGGATGTCGAACGAGATGATCGCCGCCGCGACCGAGTCCGCCCACCACCAGCCGAGACCCAGCCCGACGATCCCCGCGACGCCGGCGGCACCCGTCATCCAGTTCGCCTTGTTCATCAGCGCGTCGGTATGGAGCAATTTGTCGGCGAGTTCCTCGGCGAGCGGCAATTCCTTGCGCCCGATGATCATCGGCGGGATCATCGCATAGACCTGCGCGCCGATCATCAGCCAGCCGAGCCAGATATCGCGGCCGAACAGCTCGATCGATCCGACCGAGGCATGCTCGGCCTTGATCAGCGTCATCGTCGAATCCCACAGGAGCAGCGCGCCGGTTGCCGCGAGCGCGACCGCGGCAAGGAAAAAGCCGAGGCCGTTGACCCGCTCGAAGCCGAAGGGAAATTTGCGCGACCGCTTGCCCTTGCGCTCCATCCGCGCCGCGACGAGGAAAGCGATCGGCGGCACGAGGCCGAGCGTGTCCTCGATCCACGCGGTCTTCATCGTCTGGCTCTGGCCGAGGACGAGCCCCATGACGATGACGATGGTGATCGTCCAGAAGATGTTCCAATATTCCAGCCGCTCGGCGCGTTTCAACGTTTCGCGCAGATGAAGCGGGAGGTCGTCGGCGTGGGTGCCGGGATGGATGCTCATGGGGTCGCCTTGGCGCGCGCAACCTTTCGCGCGCTGGTCTCGACAAGCATGATCCAGCGGTTCTCGCCGCTGCGCATCGCGGCGCGCCATTCGACGGTTTGCTCACCTTGTCCCTCGGTGCGCACGGGCGGTGAAAGCGCACT
The Sphingopyxis macrogoltabida genome window above contains:
- a CDS encoding serine hydrolase domain-containing protein translates to MAAYRFGTASVAEAGFSASVLAELDAYFDTMVANGELPGQVMLLARGDTIVHAHVAGFADCRDRRPLHTDSIFTLFSMSKPLAAVAMLLLYEEGKWQFDDSVADYLPEFAGIAALPGSNATRPPTIRELFTHSAGFSLGKTVEEMQEKLAKLRWHDARSLTEQIGRYASLPLGYEPGTAWEYSVATDLQAEIVERLSGERYDLFLKKRVFDPLGMEDTGFTLDYDQTRRLVCGHVFDPETGRLRTATSEERMESIFPMGGTSFKSTAGDYARFARMLLQRGSLGEVKILKPESIELMLSNHLPEDLLQNRYPILHYVIGQGNGHGLNGMVCVDPARAGRPVGKGTYEWGGAFGTWFWIDPANDILCIGMTHRQRIATDMRPPEVVAQEFVYRALREA
- a CDS encoding TonB-dependent receptor; translated protein: MAMLLVAAAMPASVWAQEAAPADSASDQSGDIIVTANKRPERQLDVPSAITAFRGSDLLDSGYTSLKDYLALTPGVQVSQTGGGGAPVIRGLTTGTNLGAIVGIVVDGAPVGPSSSFNLGGANSTDLDPIDLERVEVLKGPQGTLYGANTLGGLVSYTFARPNLDRVTAIARGELSGTQHGGTSHSFRAAASAPIVQDMLGLRVSGYIDRPSGFIDNSVAGINNFNRQRNWGINGSLRFEPTPELSINIVGFHQQVNQLGQDYVVYGADRKPVTDLHYDQQLYSKYRKNSDVLIGTVDYDLGFANLTSVSSYQKIDTYIVLNALTFNAQLPVFTAFGGVPVPAGTAAGADAKGPVKKFSQELRLASSDDGPLQYVLGAFYTYEKARTSTNVVGFDPDFQEVPTLAPAIGFGVNDTYKEIAGFGNLTYKFGEAFDLTGGLRIGRISQAYNQTFYGSDAAAFNNFLGFLGLDPVPADTGTTRGSETVKTYLLTARYHFSPDGMVYARYATGFRPGGPNFAVPGLPPSFKSDSTENFEGGLKTKFWDGKGTIDLSAFYMRWKDILIQVSSGGLNAYANGGNARVYGVEGLLSLRPVDGLTLAATIAYNDGKITSVDPLAAASLGVGDPLPNSAKWSGSLTLDYRTPIGGDWQAVVGGTAKFVGKRYTSLRSSLINPFYLMPGYALFDIRAGVESDRVDISLFVRNLTDKRAQLSGSGANGINEIIVQRPRTMGVAVMFKY
- a CDS encoding helix-turn-helix domain-containing protein, whose translation is MREKTGRKAELASSRLRVGAAIRERRQAAGLSLAELAERIGVALSTMSKIENGKISTSFERLDSISRALQADFAEFLGTAAPRAIFMSQSPAYGMRRSITRPEDGTMVDAGTYLEWFHASDMLQKRFQPVVAELLIEDVADYGPFTQHSGEEFNYVLEGEMEFHTEIYAPVRLTAGSSIYFDAEMKHAHVRVGSSPCRLLAILCPRMEPLAAGTADRRSMRVVDPQGNDMAAAAK
- a CDS encoding alpha-hydroxy acid oxidase; translation: MAGLSKAFNVADVRALAGRALPRPIRDYLEGGADDEWTLARNRAAFGDWVLAQRTLVDVSVIDPGTDMLGFRAAMPLMLSPTGMSQLFHASGETAVARAAAAAGVPYGLSTMATTSIETIAATGANRYFQLYLFRDRELTRALLERAAAHGYGALCLTVDTAMAGNRERDLKSGMIMPPRFTLGSLLSFAGHPRWSLGALKNRSFQLANVVDHVGDIGSAGTSVIDYVNAQFDRTATWKDVEWLRGLWSGKLVIKGAIMPGDCLEAVDCGVDAVMVSNHGGRQLDTAGAPLDYLPAIRDRIGDRAELIVDGGVRRGTDVLKAIALGANGCSIGRPYLYGLAAGGEAGVARILSIFRSEIERDMGLMGRTRIADITAADVDHLSQFRSKPGC
- a CDS encoding cation transporter; this encodes MSIHPGTHADDLPLHLRETLKRAERLEYWNIFWTITIVIVMGLVLGQSQTMKTAWIEDTLGLVPPIAFLVAARMERKGKRSRKFPFGFERVNGLGFFLAAVALAATGALLLWDSTMTLIKAEHASVGSIELFGRDIWLGWLMIGAQVYAMIPPMIIGRKELPLAEELADKLLHTDALMNKANWMTGAAGVAGIVGLGLGWWWADSVAAAIISFDILHDGMKAIRSSTAELVDGTPRALASAEISKEAEALEAALKQRYPGATIRLRETGRLIRAEVHGCLPDEPFDVNGHWPGKTERNWRLAQISFVPASATDAGDV